The following is a genomic window from Candidatus Leptovillus gracilis.
AATAGCAATTTTGACCGGCGGATTATTGCTTGCTACCATTCTCCTACAAGTCAGTGACTTCATTCTAGCCACACACCATGCCTTTGTCAACAATGGTAGAACTTGCCGACCTTGTCTGGCGGGTGTAGTTGGTACAGATGTGCGGCATAAATTTTTGAGAGGTAAGTAGGGTTTGGATTATTCTGTTTTTTTTGCTGTTCTGCGGCGTAAACCCCTATTCGTCATTTTGGGCATTGTTGGGTTAATGGGCTGCCAACTGCTAAATCTGGCTGCGCCGGGTGGTGTGGCCGGGGTCAAGCGGGAGGAGGCCATTTTTCTGCGGGGCGGCCAGCCGGATACGATGGACCCGGCGCGGACGCACGGCGGCCCGGACAGCCCGTTGGGGCATGTTTTCAGCGGGCTGGTGGCCCTGGACCCGGCGCTGCAAGTGCAGCCGGAGTTGGCCGCCGGGTGGACTGTCCGTGAGGATGGGTTGGTGTATACTTTTTATTTGCGGCAAAATGCGCTGTTTCATGACGGCCGTTCCCTCACCGCCCACGATGTCATTTTCTCCTGGGAACGGGCCGCCGACCCGGCGACAGGCTCCGATACGGCCGTTACCTATCTAGGCGACATCGCCGGGGTGACGGAAAAATTGGCCGGGCAGGCGGCGCACATCAGCGGCCTGCGGGCGGTGGATGATTACACCCTGGAAGTGACCCTGACCGCGCCGGTGGTCTACTTTTTAGCCAAATTAGCTACCCGGTGGCCTATGTGGTGGATGGGCAAAACGTGGCCCAGGCTGATTGGCAGCACCAACCCAACGGCAGCGGCCCCTTTAAGCTGGTTCGCTGGGAGGACGACACGGTCATCGTTTTGCAACGTTTTGATAATTATTACCTGGAACCAGCCCAAGTGACCCATGTGGTATACCAGTTGGGCGCAGGGCTGCCGCTGGCAATGTATGAAACAGGCGACATTGACCTGGTGGGCATTGGTGGCGCGACGTTGGAGCGGGCGCGGGACCCGAATAATCCGTTGAGCCGGGAATTACGCACGGCCGTATCCCTCTGCACTTCCACCCTGGGATTAAACAATCGTCTGGCCCCGTTCGATGACCCGCGTGTGCGCCAGGCGTTTAATTATGCCCTGGACAAGGAACTGCTTATTGAAACCTTTGCCCACGGCAGCGCCCTGCCAGCCCTGGGGCCGCTGCCGCCTGGAATGCCTGGTTATGGCCGCAGCCAGGTAGTTGGCTACCCCTATGATCCGGCGCGGGCGCGCCAGCTTTTGGTCGAGGCCGGTTATGCAAACATGGACGATTTCCCCACGCTGACGTACTATACATCTGGTTATGGTGACGTGGGTGGTTATGGGACGGCCGTTATCAGCCTATGGCAAGAAACGTTGGGCGTTACCATTGAGCCGGTCGTTCTGGACCCGTTCACCTACTACGATGAGCTGTACGGTGGCAACGTAGGGCATATTTTTGAGAGCGGTTGGTGCGCCGATTACCCAGACCCACAGAATTTTCTGGATGTGTTGTACCACAGCCGGTCGCCGCAGAATATTGGCGGCTTCCATGACCCGACCATAAATGGCTTGCTGGAAGCGGCGCGGGTGGAACCAGATGTAGACGGCCGTTTGCAGCTTTACGCCAACATCGAACGACAGATCGTCGCCGAAGCCCCGGTGGTATTTACAACACACAGCTTGTCGGCCGTGTTGGTGAAACCAGACATACAAAACTACGTTCTTTCGCCTATGGGCGTGCGCCAATGGCATGTCGTGACGAAGAATTGAATTGGAGATTAGGAATTTATGGACAAGCGTACTACGAATATATTACTGGTTGGCATAGCCCTATTGGCGATGGTATTGTTGATGAGTGGCATGTGGTTGGTGTTTCAGGGCATGAGCGCCAGCGCCGAACCGTCGGCCTCCCAACCGGCCCCCACGGCAGTTGCGAACTTGCCTGCTGCGACAACGGCCGTGCAAGAAACGCTGCCCACAGCGCCTGCGCCCACAGCGCTCGCGCCCACCACCCAATCTACATTGGTGGCGCTGCCGCCATCAGCCACCCCACCGCCTACTGTCACCCCCACCGAGACGCCCGTCGTCACCGACACCCCTGTGCCCACCGATACGCCGCCACCCACAGCGACCAACGTGCCGCCGCCAGTGGTGATTGTCCCCACCAATACGCCGGTTCCACCCGCCAATACACCGGTTCCCACGCCTTCTGGCCCGCAGCCAGGCACCGTCAACGGCGTCAGCGCCTCCCATTTTGCCCTGCAAAATCGGGCGCAGCTTTGGGTTAACGGCGACATCTGGTTTGAATTTACGGTGAACAACAGCGGCAACAACAGCGTACCTTATGGCGCGTTGGGCGTCATGCCTCGCCGTAATGGAGCGGATATGCTGCCCTGGTTCCAGCGCAGTTGGGGTGGCAACGACGATGCCCTGAATCCCGGCAATCTGTCTTGGGATGATCGCATTCGCATTCCGGAGGCCGGCAGCTACACGCTGCGCCTGGTGATTTGCTTTGAAGCCGGGGCAACGTGCATGAGCGGTGGCGGAACTTTCCACACTTTGTCTCAAGAGATAGCCGTTACACTGCCGTGAGCCAGTGTTCAGTAGCCAGTGTTCAATATTCAGACTGAACACTGGCTACTGGCTGCTGAATACTGAACACCCCCAACTCTGTGCTCGTCTTCTTCATCGTCTTCATCGCCATTTTCACGCAGGCAGTGACAGGTTTTGGGTTGGCGTTGGTGTCCATGCCCCTGCTGCTGTTGGTGATGGACATTCAGATGGCGTCGCCGCTGGTGGCGCTGGTGGGCATTGTGGCCGAGCTGCTGCTGCTGCTGCATTATCGGGCGAATTTGAACATGCGGGCAGTGGCGCGGCTGATTGTGGCCTCGCTGGTGGGTATTCCGCTAGGGGTCACGCTGCTGCGCCAGGTGGAGGCGGAGGTGATTACGGCCGTTCTTGGCGGCATCATCATCCTCTACAGCCTGTATGCTCTGGTTGGCTTCCGGCTGCCTCAACTGACGCGCCCGATCTGGGCGTATGGCTTTGGTTTCGCCGCCGGGCTGCTGGGTGGGGCTTATAATATCAGCGGCCCGCCAGTCATCATTTATGGCGCCTGCCGCCGTTGGCCCCCGGCCGAGTTTAAGAGCAATTTGCAGGGCTTTTTTGTCGTCAGCAGTTTTACCATCATCATGACCCACGCTTGGGGCGGCAACCTGACGCCGGCGGTTTGGCGCAATTTTTTCATCGCGCTGCCGGCCGTTTTGTTGGCGCTGGTCATCGGGTTTCGGGTGGATACACTGCTCGATCCCGACCGCTTCCGGCGCATTGTGCTGCTGGCGTTGGTGGTGTTGGGGATTGGTTTGATAGTGGGTTAGTGTGATGATGGGCTCCCACCAATTCGTCTGAAGGTTTATCATGTTACGACTCATCAACCAATTTGTTTACCGCCCAGACGCCACCTTTGCCGATCCTGGGTTTACCCCGGCGGATTTGGGCCTGGCATACGAAGATGTGACCCTGACGACGGCCGATAAACTGGCGCTGTGGGCCTGGTATTTTCCGGTGGCAGAACCCCGCTGTGTGCTGTTATATGCGCATGGCAACGCCGGGGACATCCGCGACTGGGCAGCGGCCGTTCCACCATTTTTGGCGTTGGGGTACAGCGTGCTGCTGTTCGATTACCGCGGATATGGGCGCAGCCAGGGACGGCCGTCTGAGGAAGGGCTGTATTTGGACGGCGAAGCAGCCTGGGGTTGGGTGCGCCAGCGGGCCGCTGAGGCGGGTTTACCGGCGGTCATGTTGGGCAAATCGCTGGGTACGGCCGTAACCATCCACGCAGCCAGCCAAAACCCACCCACCGCCCTCATCCTGGACAGCCCCTTTGCTTCCATGCAAGAAATCGCCATGTCCATTACTCCCTGGCTGCCCGACGCCATGCTGCCGCCGTTGTACGAATCGGAAAAACGCGCTCCCCAGGTGATGTGCCCGACGCTGATCGTTCATGGAGACGCCGATACCCTCGTGCCGTTGGCCCATGCCCAACGCATTTATGCTGCCCTCGGCGCGTCAGACAAAGGGATGCGCATCATTGCCGGGGCCGGCCACAACGACCTCTCCAGTTTTCCCGAATATCACCAGGCTGTTGCTGAATTTCTGGCGCGCTGCCTGGCCGACAGCTAATGCGCACGCTTACTGAACACCAAAAACTGAACAGTGAGCCAGGGCATCCAATAGGGCCTGGGTATCGGCGGGGGTGTTATAGCCTTGGATGGAGACGCGGATGAAGGCACGGCCGTTCCATTCCACCAACGGAACCTCTATGCGATATTCCTGGTACAGCCGCGCCTTCAACGCTTTCAGGTCGGCGCCGGGCGGCAGCGGGATGGCGGCCATCTGGTGATAAAAGCCGCCGCCATCCGGGTAGATGGACGGCAGCCCTGTTCGTATACCAATCTGGCGCATGGTCTCTTGCAGCAAGTCGTGACATTGTTGACGCACGGCCGTCCAGTTGTATGCCGCCTGAAAGGCAATGGCCTCCGGCACTGCCAGATACGCCGACAGGTCGTTGGTTCCCAACCATTGTTGAAAATCCAGAAAATCAGAGCCAAAGCGCAGCGTGCGCTCCTCGCCCCAGCCCCAGCCGACAACTAGCGGTTCCAACAAAGCCTGCCGGTCGGCGCGGGCGTACAAAAAGGCCGCGCCTTTGGGACTGCACAGCCACTTGTGGGCGTTGCCGAAGTAAAAGTCGGCGTCAATGGCGGCTAAATCCAGGTCAATCTGCCCTGGCGCGTGCGCCCCGTCTATTAGCGTTAGAATACCCGCTGCCCGCGCCCGGCGGCAAATCTCGGCCACCGGGAAGCAAAGCGCGGTGGAAGAGGTAATGTGGCTGAGGAAGATGACCCTGGTGTGTGGGGTGACACCCTGCCAGAATTGGTCGGCAACGGCCGTTGCCGACACAACCGGCAGCGAAATCGGCTGCGGCGCGTAAACAAACCCTTGCTTCTGGCTGAGAAAACGCCAGGTATTGTTACACGCGCCATACTCGTGGTCGGTGGTCAGCACCTCATCTCCCGGACCCAGGGGCAGCGACCGGGCGATAACGTTCAGGGCAAAGGTGGCATTGGGCACATACACCAGGTCATCGGCGGCTGCGTGCAAATAATCCGCCAATGCCTGCCGCGCCGCCGCCAGGTGGTGGGGCAGTTCTTCCACCAGAAAATGAACCGGCTGGCGCTCCAGGCGGCGCTGCCACTGCTGGTAAACGTCGAAAACCGGGCGCGGCGTAGCCCCAAAAGAGCCATGATTCAGAAAGATAACGTCAGGATCGAGCAGGAATAATGATTTCAAATCAGACATAGGGCGGATTATAAACATTTGTCCTGTTTTGTGATAAAACTCAGGCACTCACTTACCCTGGCTTACGGCTCATTGCCTCTGGTGGGCAGGCAAACCAGACTATTTAGGGTAGCGGTCAATCGCCCTGTATTGACGAAGTTAAGGAATGAAAATTAGATAACATACGGAAGATTGGACAAATCTTCTGAGATTTGTCCAATCTAAACTATTTAAATCTCATTCCTAAAGGTGAAAGTATGATCTACTTTGTTATTCGCGTGCTGGTCAATGCTCTGGCGCTGTCGGTCACTATTATCATTTCCCCTGGCTTAAGTTTGCAGCCTCTTTTGCCCGGCGTAGTCAGAATTAGCGTCACTTACATTCTTATTGGCATGCTGTTTGGCATTATCAACGCCTTTGTTCGCCCATTGGTGCTGCTGCTGACAGCGCGGATGTTGGTGCGCACGATGGGCTTGTTCGCCATTGTCATCAACGCCTTTTTATTCTGGTTATTGGCCTGGATTGCTCCCAGCGCGCTGGTGGTCACCCGACCTAATCTATTGTGGATCGCCATTGGCGGCACGGTGATGGCCCTGGTGGTTATGGTGATGGAGGCCTTCTTCGGCCTGGATAAGCCAGAATTTCGCAGCAAAACGGAAAACCAATTCTATTGGCGTTGGGTGGGACTGCTCTCTTCCGGGCGGCGTAACGCCATCGCCGAAAACCTGCGTGTGGCCCAAATCTCCGACATTATCGGCCGTTATACCAAAGACATCGCCGTAGATATGACGCCGCTGGCCCGCTTCCGCAACTTTATGCAAGAGATACTTTTCCGCGACGTGGACCCGGTGCAGTCGTTGACGCTGCCGGCAAAAGTGCGTTACATGCTGCAAGAATTGGGGCCAACCTTTGTCAAGTTTGGGCAGATCGTTAGCAGCCGCGCCGAGCAGCTCCCGCCAGAATGGAAGCACGAATTGGAACGGCTGCAAAGTAATGTGCCCACCTTTCCCTATGAAATTGCCCGCGAAATCTTTATCAATGAGCTAAAAGACACGCCGGAGAACCTGTTTGCCCACTTCGAGAATGAGCCATTTGCCGCCGCTTCTACGGCCCAGGTTCACCGGGCGACGCTGCATGACGGCACGGCCGTTGTCGTTAAAATCCAGCGCCCTAACATTGATATTACCGTGAAAGCCGACCTGAATGTCATGCGTGATCTGACCAAACGCATTCAAAAACGGCAAGAATGGGCGCAGGCCATTGATCTGCGCAGCCTGGTAGACGAGTTTGCCAACGGCATCCTTTATGAACTGGATTACCGCAACGAAGCGGCCAATATCAGCTTGCTAACCCGCAACATGGCCCAATTCGACGCCATCCACCTGCCGGCCATTTACCCCGACCTCTGCACCAGCAAAGTATTGACGATGGAATTTATGGCTGGGGTTAAAATCAGCAACGTCGAGCGCATCGAAGCGGCCGGCATAGACCGCCACAATCTGGCCCATCAATTTGTCGAGGCCATGACCAAACAGGCGCTCTTTGATGGCTTTTTCCACGCCGACCCCCATCCCGGCAACGTGTTGGTGAACCTGGAAACAGGGCAGATTGGCTTCCTGGACATGGGGCTGATGGGCGAGTTGAACCGCGCCCAACGCATGGCCCTGGCGGATTTGCTGGTCTCTATGGTAGAGATGGATGGCTACAGCATGGGCAAAGCCGCCCTGCGCCTGAGCCGCCCATTGCCCGGCCGCACCATCAGCGAAGCCGAGTTTTTAGAGATGATGGATCGCTTTGGCCAGCGGTTTTTGGGCGATAAGTCGGCCGATATTTCGTTTGTGACCACCGCCCTGCAAGAGGTGCTGCGCCGGGCCGGCCTGCGGTTAGACCCCAACTTTACCCTGGTCTTCAAAACGCTGATGCAGGCCGACGAAATCATCCGCCGCCTGGACCCGGACATTTTGCTGTCTACAGCGGCCGTGCAAAGCAGCCTGGGGTTAGCCCGCGAGCAGTTTAATACCGAAGCCCTGGCAAAAACAGTGCGCACCCAAATCTCGCGCAGTACCCGCGAGGTGATCTACCGCGTACCGTCGCTGGTGGAAGCGACAACAAAATGGTTGGACCAATACGAAAAGGGGCGTCTGAGCGTTCACGTGGACTTGAGCGACGTTTCTAAAGAAGTAACCCGGCTGGATAAAGCCATCAACAAGGGGTTAGACCGGCTGGTGTTGGGGCTGGTATTGACCGGCTGGTTGGTGGGTTCTGCTCTGGCCAGCACGATGGACGCTGGTTTTGGCGATTTTCCGCTGGCGGAACTGGCTTTTTACATGTTCCTGGCCGGAACCGGCGTTAGCGCTTTTGTGGTCTGGCAAACGTTGAAGCGGTTGAATCAGGAAGAAGAAGAAAGTTAGGTCTATTCATCAAGACGTGACTGTAGGTCGTGAAGCAGTTTCCAGAAGGTAGTGTTCTGTTTTGAGTGCATGTTTTCCAGATGGACGCCGACTGAAACGGGTCACTGAATACTGAAAGCTGCTGTTCGCTGGTTGGTTGGCTCATGATGAGGTGGGAATAACGATAATGGCTAATTTTCTTTTGCAAGCGGGGTTGACACTTTTTGGACTGGTGTGTGGTGGTTATGTCTTGTTGGCCGGGCGGCGGATGCCCTGGGTTTCATTGGGGATTATTGGCCTGGTTACGTCGGCCAATGTGTTGGCTTCGTTGGTCGCTTCACTGGATTCGGGCTTTGATCTGTTGTACCAGGGCGAGTGGTTGATGCTGTTTACCGCTGTGGCGATAGGCGCGTTGGGCTTTTACGTGGGGCGTCTGCGGCCTGATTTGGCGGTGACGATTATTGGCATGGCGGCTGGCGTGGATATTGCCCTCTGGTTTGAGGCCATTAACCGCTATCTTTCTACAGAACTGATCCAGGCAGAGGCAGAAACGGCCGTTTTCTTCAACCTCCCCCTTATGCTCCTGGGCGCTTTGCTGGGCTGGTGGTTTATCCGCCGCTTCCGCGACGAGGGGCTGATTGTGATTACGGTAATCATGGGCGTGGAAATCCTCTCGTTGGCGCTCAGGCTAAACACCAGCAGCAGTTTTACGGCCGTTCTGGTTCTCAGCCTGGCGTTGGTTGGCGTCGTGGTGCAATATGCCCATTACTTGCGCGGCCTAAAAGCGGACGCTTCTCTGGAGCCGACCGCCGCCCCTGCTTTGCCAGAACTATTAGCGCCGTATGATTGGAACGGCCGTTAAACTACCTTTTGGCAATCACGTAACATCTCAATAAATCGGGGGAGTCTACGAGAGGTTTGTCGCTGCCGCATGGTCGTCTTTAGCCCCGTTTACGGGGCGTCGTTTTTTAGCCTGGAGCTTTAGCTCCAGGCGCAGCGGACCACCGGCGACGACCAGCGCTAAAGCGCCGGTCTACAAAACAACGCCAGGTAAACCCGGCTTTTACCTCTTTGCTACCGATTACCCCAAGATATTGAGAAGATACTGGCAATCACCATAAAACCCGACGGGACAAAAAGAGCTGTCGGGTTTTTCTTTGCGCTTATCCCGTTTCCGCAACACCTGTGCTATAATTTCTCGTCGTTAGATAATTATCGAATAGCAATTACCTGATCAACCAATGACCAACCGTGAATTCCGCCTGGAAAATGAATATCAATACAACCGCCAGGGACCGGTGCGGTGGATACTATCACATTTGTGGCGCTACCCCTGGCTGTCAGTGGCGGTGACGGTGACAGCCATCGTCAATAATTTCGCCTACAGTTACATCCAGGTCTTCATCGGGCGCGGGTTTGACGTGATTACCAACCCTGTCTGGGACATTCGCGCCCTGGCGGTTGTCGCCGTTGGCGCGTTTTTGGCCGCCGCCGCGCAGGGGCTTTTTGGCCTGGGGCGCAACTACGCCAACGAAATCATCGCCCAACGGCTGGAGCGGGACAGCCGCGATGAGTTGTACGCCAGTTTGTTGGGGAAGGACCAGACTTTTCACGGCCGTCAACGCATCGGCGACATCATGGCCCGCGCCACCAACGACGTGCGCACCCTCAACATCATGTTCAGCCCTGGCGTCATGCTCATCGTGGATGGTTTCATGGGCATCGTCGCCCCTATCATCCTCATTGCCCAACTCAACACCCAACTGCTCATCATCCCCCTCCTTTACCTGCTGCTGTTCGCCATCACCCTGACCGATTTTGCCCGGCGGCTCAACCCCGTCAGCCAGGCCATGCGCGATCAGTTCGGCGTGATGAACGCCGGGCTGGCCGAATCTGTCAGCGGCATCGAAGTGGTGAAGGGCAACGCCCAGGAAATCGAAGAGCTGCGCAAATTCACTACCAGCGCCGCCCGCTACAAAGAGTATTTTGTCAAACAGGGCATCATCCAGGCGTGGTATTTGCCGCTGCTGATTCTAAGCGTCTGTCTGGCGGGCGGTTTTTTGCAGGGAATGTGGCTGTGGCGCGCCGGCGTGTTGACTCTGGGGGAAGTGGTGACGTTTATGGGGCTCTTTGGCGTGCTGCGCTTTCCCACCTTCGTCTCCATTTTTTCCTTCAATCTGGTGCAGTTGGGCATCGCCAGCGCCCGCCGCATTCTGGAAATTCTAAACGCGGAAACGGAACTGGACGAAAACGCAGCCGGCGTCAGCCAACCAATGCGCGGCGATGTGGTGTTCGAGAACGTCAGCTTTGGCTATAACGGCAGCCCGGTGCTGGACAATATCAGCTTCACGGCCAAAGCAGGGCAGACGGTCGCCATCGTCGGGCAAACCGGCTCCGGCAAAACGACCCTGACGCGCCTGATCAACCGGATTTTTGATGCGGATAACGGCCGTGTCCTGGTAGACGGCTTGTCGGTGGAAAATTGGAACCTGGAATCGCTGCGTTCACAAATCTCCACCATCGAGCAAGACGTTTTCCTCTTCTCGCGCACGTTGGCGGAGAACATCGCCTTTGGCTGCCCGGACGCCCATCAGACCGACATTGAGCGCGCCGCCCACGAGGCCCAGGCCCACGACTTCATCACCAGTTTCAGCGAAGGCTACTACACCGAAGTGGGCGAACGGGGCGTCACGCTGTCCGGCGGGCAGCGGCAGCGCATCGCCATCGCCCGCGCTTTCCTCACCGATCCGCGCATCCTCATCCTGGACGATTCGACCAGCGCCATAGACAGCGCCACCGAAGATCAGATTCAGCGGGCGATGAAGCGCATCAGCCGCGAGCGCACGACCTTTCTCATCACCCATCGCCTCAGCCAGATTCGCTGGGCGGACCATATTTTGGTGCTGAATAACGGCCGTCTCGTAGACCAGGGCACGCACGAAGAGCTGCTAGAACGCAGCGAAGCGTATGGGCGCATCTTTGCGCGGTATGATTAGCTTTCAATCGTCAACCGTATTCCGTGAGCCGTGTTCCGTAATCGGAACACGGCTCGGAATACGGAACACGGAACACGAAACATGGGCTTTATCCTAGACGGACTCGACACAGAAGACTACGACCGGCAGTATACTGACCGAGAACTGCTGGCGCGTATTGTCAGCTACTTTAAACCCTACACCCGCGAGATGATGTTGGTGGCGGTGATGATTACCCTCAACTCCCTGGCGGGCACGGGCAGCCCCATCCTCATCGCCCGCGGCATAGACCTGTTGGCGACCAATTCCACCACCCAGGCGATGCTGCTGCTTTCCGGCGGCGTGCTGCTGCTGGGCGTGGCCGCCTGGGTGTTCAACTTCATCCACCAATACTTCGCCGCCAAAGTGGTGGGCGAGGTGGTGCTGCAACTGCGCCGCGATGTCTTCGAGGCCACCGTGCAGCACGACATGTCCTTCTTCGACGAGCATCCGTCCGGCAAAATCGTCAGCCGCATCACCTCCGATACGCAAGATTTCGCGGCCACCGTCACCCTGACGATGAGTTTGCTCAGCCAGATGCTGCTCATCATCATCATGGTCGGCTGGCTGTTCAGCATCAACGTCTGGCTGACGCTGCTGCTCATCGGCATGTCGCCGTTGGCGGTAGCCATCGCCCTCAGCTTCCGGCGCATTGCCCGCCGCGTGACGCAAAATGCCCGCCGCGTCACGGCGACCATCAACGCCCAAATTCAGGAATCGGTCAGCGGCATCACCGTCGCCAAGAGCTTCCGCCAGGAGACGGCCATCTACGACACCTTCAACGAGAACAACAAGTTGGGTTACAAAACGGGCGTGCAGCGCGGCCTGACGCTGGTCTCCATTTTTCCGATCATGGGTCTGGCGTCGGGGTTGGGCACGGGGATGCTGATTTTTGCTGGTGGATTGGCGACGCGCCCCGATTCGGCGCTGGCCGGGGTGACCGGCGGTATTTCGGCCGGCGAGTGGTTTTTATTCATGCAGGCGGTGGGCTATTTCTGGTGGCCGATGATGGGCGTGGCTTCGTTTTGGAGCCAGTTTCAGGATGGATTGTCGGCGGCCGAGCGCACTTTTGCCTTAATTGACGCCGAGGCGAAGGTGGTGCAAACGGCCGTTATCCCCATCCCCCGCCTCCAGGGCCACATCCAATTCGATCACGTCGCCTTCCGCTACACCGACAAAGAAGTCGTGCTGCCCGATTTCTCGCTGGACATCACCGCCGGCGAAATCATCGCCCTGGTGGGCCACACCGGCGCGGGCAAGAGCAGCATCGCCAAACTCATCACCCGTTTCTACGAATTCCAGGGCGGGCAAATTTTGGTAGACGGCCGTGACATCCGCACCCTGGACCTGAGCCAATACCGGCAGCAAATTGGCCTGGTCCCGCAAGAACCGTTCTTGTTCGATGGTTCTGTGCGCGACAACATCCGCTATGGCTTACCACAGGCCACCGACGACCGCGTGGCGTGGGCCGCCGCCCAAATTGACAACGGCGACTGGCTCAAGGCGCTGCCACACGGCCTGGACACCGACGTGGGTGAACGAGGCAGCAGCCTTTCGATGGGGCAGCGGCAGTTGGTGGCCCTGGCGCGGGTCATCCTGAAAGACCCGGCCATTTTCATTCTCGACGAGGCGACAGCCAGCGTGGACCCATTCACCGAAGCGCAGATTCAGGAAGGGTTGGATATGATCATGGCGCAGCGCACGGCCGTTGTCATTGCCCACCGCCTGTCTACCGTGAAAAACGCCGACCGGATTATTGTGATGGCAAACGGCCGTATCCTCGAAGAAGGCGACCACGAAACGCTGCTGGCCCACAGCGGCCATTATGCCGACCTGTACAACACCTACTTCCGTCACCAAAGCCTGGCTTACATTGAGAGTGGTATTCTGG
Proteins encoded in this region:
- a CDS encoding ABC transporter substrate-binding protein — encoded protein: MDGQNVAQADWQHQPNGSGPFKLVRWEDDTVIVLQRFDNYYLEPAQVTHVVYQLGAGLPLAMYETGDIDLVGIGGATLERARDPNNPLSRELRTAVSLCTSTLGLNNRLAPFDDPRVRQAFNYALDKELLIETFAHGSALPALGPLPPGMPGYGRSQVVGYPYDPARARQLLVEAGYANMDDFPTLTYYTSGYGDVGGYGTAVISLWQETLGVTIEPVVLDPFTYYDELYGGNVGHIFESGWCADYPDPQNFLDVLYHSRSPQNIGGFHDPTINGLLEAARVEPDVDGRLQLYANIERQIVAEAPVVFTTHSLSAVLVKPDIQNYVLSPMGVRQWHVVTKN
- a CDS encoding sulfite exporter TauE/SafE family protein, translating into MLVFFIVFIAIFTQAVTGFGLALVSMPLLLLVMDIQMASPLVALVGIVAELLLLLHYRANLNMRAVARLIVASLVGIPLGVTLLRQVEAEVITAVLGGIIILYSLYALVGFRLPQLTRPIWAYGFGFAAGLLGGAYNISGPPVIIYGACRRWPPAEFKSNLQGFFVVSSFTIIMTHAWGGNLTPAVWRNFFIALPAVLLALVIGFRVDTLLDPDRFRRIVLLALVVLGIGLIVG
- a CDS encoding alpha/beta hydrolase yields the protein MLRLINQFVYRPDATFADPGFTPADLGLAYEDVTLTTADKLALWAWYFPVAEPRCVLLYAHGNAGDIRDWAAAVPPFLALGYSVLLFDYRGYGRSQGRPSEEGLYLDGEAAWGWVRQRAAEAGLPAVMLGKSLGTAVTIHAASQNPPTALILDSPFASMQEIAMSITPWLPDAMLPPLYESEKRAPQVMCPTLIVHGDADTLVPLAHAQRIYAALGASDKGMRIIAGAGHNDLSSFPEYHQAVAEFLARCLADS
- a CDS encoding aminotransferase class V-fold PLP-dependent enzyme; this translates as MSDLKSLFLLDPDVIFLNHGSFGATPRPVFDVYQQWQRRLERQPVHFLVEELPHHLAAARQALADYLHAAADDLVYVPNATFALNVIARSLPLGPGDEVLTTDHEYGACNNTWRFLSQKQGFVYAPQPISLPVVSATAVADQFWQGVTPHTRVIFLSHITSSTALCFPVAEICRRARAAGILTLIDGAHAPGQIDLDLAAIDADFYFGNAHKWLCSPKGAAFLYARADRQALLEPLVVGWGWGEERTLRFGSDFLDFQQWLGTNDLSAYLAVPEAIAFQAAYNWTAVRQQCHDLLQETMRQIGIRTGLPSIYPDGGGFYHQMAAIPLPPGADLKALKARLYQEYRIEVPLVEWNGRAFIRVSIQGYNTPADTQALLDALAHCSVFGVQ
- a CDS encoding phage holin family protein is translated as MIYFVIRVLVNALALSVTIIISPGLSLQPLLPGVVRISVTYILIGMLFGIINAFVRPLVLLLTARMLVRTMGLFAIVINAFLFWLLAWIAPSALVVTRPNLLWIAIGGTVMALVVMVMEAFFGLDKPEFRSKTENQFYWRWVGLLSSGRRNAIAENLRVAQISDIIGRYTKDIAVDMTPLARFRNFMQEILFRDVDPVQSLTLPAKVRYMLQELGPTFVKFGQIVSSRAEQLPPEWKHELERLQSNVPTFPYEIAREIFINELKDTPENLFAHFENEPFAAASTAQVHRATLHDGTAVVVKIQRPNIDITVKADLNVMRDLTKRIQKRQEWAQAIDLRSLVDEFANGILYELDYRNEAANISLLTRNMAQFDAIHLPAIYPDLCTSKVLTMEFMAGVKISNVERIEAAGIDRHNLAHQFVEAMTKQALFDGFFHADPHPGNVLVNLETGQIGFLDMGLMGELNRAQRMALADLLVSMVEMDGYSMGKAALRLSRPLPGRTISEAEFLEMMDRFGQRFLGDKSADISFVTTALQEVLRRAGLRLDPNFTLVFKTLMQADEIIRRLDPDILLSTAAVQSSLGLAREQFNTEALAKTVRTQISRSTREVIYRVPSLVEATTKWLDQYEKGRLSVHVDLSDVSKEVTRLDKAINKGLDRLVLGLVLTGWLVGSALASTMDAGFGDFPLAELAFYMFLAGTGVSAFVVWQTLKRLNQEEEES
- a CDS encoding ABC transporter ATP-binding protein, with the translated sequence MTNREFRLENEYQYNRQGPVRWILSHLWRYPWLSVAVTVTAIVNNFAYSYIQVFIGRGFDVITNPVWDIRALAVVAVGAFLAAAAQGLFGLGRNYANEIIAQRLERDSRDELYASLLGKDQTFHGRQRIGDIMARATNDVRTLNIMFSPGVMLIVDGFMGIVAPIILIAQLNTQLLIIPLLYLLLFAITLTDFARRLNPVSQAMRDQFGVMNAGLAESVSGIEVVKGNAQEIEELRKFTTSAARYKEYFVKQGIIQAWYLPLLILSVCLAGGFLQGMWLWRAGVLTLGEVVTFMGLFGVLRFPTFVSIFSFNLVQLGIASARRILEILNAETELDENAAGVSQPMRGDVVFENVSFGYNGSPVLDNISFTAKAGQTVAIVGQTGSGKTTLTRLINRIFDADNGRVLVDGLSVENWNLESLRSQISTIEQDVFLFSRTLAENIAFGCPDAHQTDIERAAHEAQAHDFITSFSEGYYTEVGERGVTLSGGQRQRIAIARAFLTDPRILILDDSTSAIDSATEDQIQRAMKRISRERTTFLITHRLSQIRWADHILVLNNGRLVDQGTHEELLERSEAYGRIFARYD